The following coding sequences are from one Melopsittacus undulatus isolate bMelUnd1 chromosome 14, bMelUnd1.mat.Z, whole genome shotgun sequence window:
- the RPS6KA1 gene encoding ribosomal protein S6 kinase alpha-1, which produces MKVLKKATLRVRDRHRTRTERDILVDINHPFVVKLHYAFQTEGKLYLILDFLRGGDLFTLLSQELMFTEEDIKFYLAELVLGLDHLHSLGIIYRDLKPENILLDEEGHIKLTDFGLSKKAIDHGKKAFSFCGTVAYMAPEVLTRQGHSHSADWWSYGVLMFEMLTGSVPFQGKDRRETMNSILTTKLGIPQFLSAEAQSLMRALLKRNPAHRLGAGPDGAEEIKRHPFYSIIDWNKLYRREIKPPFKPAVGQPDDTFYFDTDFTSRTPKDSPGIPLSAGAHQLFQDFSFVATGLMEDVKVKPAPSPLQSVVQQLHGKNVQFSDGYVVKEVIGIGSFSVCKRCIHKATNREYAVKVIDRRRRDPSEEIEILLRYGQHPNIITLKDVYDDGKRVFLVTELMRGGELLDRLLRQMFFSEREASSILHTLCKTVEYLHSQGVVHRDLKPSNILYVDQSGNPESIRICDFGFAKQLRAENGLLMTPCYTANFVAPEVLKRQGYDKSCDIWSLGVLLYTLLAGCTPFVNDPSDTPEEILSRIGSGELRISGGNWDTVSDMAKDLVSKMLHVDPHQRLTVEQVLQHPWITQKNSLPQSHLNHQDLQLVKGAMAATYAALNNSNPTPQLKPIEVSILAQRRAKKLPSTTL; this is translated from the exons ATGAAAGTGCTCAAGAAGGCAACACTGAGAG TGCGCGATCGACATAGGACAAGGACAGAAAGGGACATCCTGGTTGATATAAACCATCCCTTTGTGGTGAAACTCCACTACG CATTCCAGACAGAGGGGAAGCTGTACCTCATCTTGGATTTCCTCAGAGGAGGTGACCTTTTCACTCTGCTTTCCCAAGAG CTCATGTTCACCGAGGAGGACATCAAGTTCTACCTTGcggagctggtgctggggctcGACCACTTGCACAGCCTGGGAATCATCTACAGGGATCTCAAACCGGAGAA CATCCTCTTGGATGAGGAAGGACACATCAAACTCACAG ATTTTGGCTTGAGTAAGAAGGCTATAGACCACGGGAAGaaagccttttccttctgtgggACAGTGGCATATATGGCACCAGAAGTTTTGACTCGGCAGGGCCACTCGCACAGTGCTGACTGGTGGTCGTATGGGGTGTTAATG TTTGAAATGCTCACGGGCTCAGTGCCCTTCCAGGGGAAGGATCGCAGGGAGACGATGAACAGCATCCTCAC AACAAAGCTGGGCATTCCACAGTTCCTAAGCGCTGAAGCACAGAGCCTCATGCGAGCCCTGTTGAAGAGGAACCCAGCCCACAGATTAG GTGCTGGACCAGATGGAGCAGAAGAGATCAAGCGCCATCCTTTCTACTCCATCATTGACTGGAAT aagcTGTACCGCAGGGAAATCAAGCCCCCCTTCAAGCCTGCAGTGGGGCAGCCAGATGACACCTTCTATTTTGACACAGACTTTACATCACGTACACCAAAAG ATTCCCCAGGCATCCCCCTGAGTGCAGGAGCCCATCAGCTCTTCCAAGACTTCAGTTTCGTGGCGACCGGGTTGATGGAGGATGTCAAGGTGAAACCAGCCCCGTCACCTCTACAGTCGGTTGTACAG CAACTGCATGGCAAGAACGTCCAGTTCAGTGATGGTTACGTGGTGAAGGAAGTGATCGGCATCGGCTCCTTCTCAGTGTGTAAACGCTGCATTCATAAAGCAACCAACAGGGAATACGCAGTCAAG GTTATTGACAGGAGGAGGCGAGACCCTTCTGAGGAAATAGAAATCCTCCTGCGATATGGGCAGCATCCAAACATCATCACCTTGAAAGAT GTGTATGACGATGGGAAGCGTGTGTTCCTGGTGACCGAGCTGATGAGAGGAGGGGAGCTGCTGGATAGACTCCTCAGACAGATGTTCTTCTCCGAGAGAGAAGCCAGCTCCATCCTGCACACCCTGTGTAAAACAGTGGAGTACCTGCATTCCCAAGGG GTGGTTCACAGGGACTTGAAACCCAGTAATATTCTCTACGTGGATCAGTCAGGGAACCCTGAAAGCATCCGCATTTGTGACTTTGGCTTTGCCAAGCAGCTGAGGGCTGAGAATGGCCTCCTCATGACTCCTTGTTACACAGCAAACTTCGTGGCACCAGAG GTACTAAAACGCCAGGGCTACGACAAGAGCTGTGACATCTGGAGCCTGGGAGTGCTCCTCTATACTTTGCTCGCAGG ctgCACTCCATTTGTAAATGATCCCAGTGACACTCCAGAAGAGATCCTGAGCCGGATAGGCAGCGGGGAGCTCCGCATCAGCGGAGGCAACTGGGACACTGTTTCTGACATGGCCAAG GATCTGGTATCAAAGATGCTTCACGTAGATCCTCACCAGCGTCTAACAGTCGAGCAGGTACTGCAGCACCCGTGgataacacagaaaaacagcttgCCCCAGAGCCATCTGAATCACCAGGACCTTCAGCTTGTAAAG GGGGCGATGGCTGCCACATATGCTGCACTGAACAACTCCAACCCAACCCCCCAGCTGAAGCCCATTGAAGTCTCCATTCTGGCACAGAGGCGGGCAAAGAAACTTCCTTCCACCACACTGTGA